The proteins below are encoded in one region of Lactuca sativa cultivar Salinas chromosome 3, Lsat_Salinas_v11, whole genome shotgun sequence:
- the LOC111915440 gene encoding peroxidase 64, translating to MALMTTLLASLLILSFFSHGTSLSSNYYSKTCPNVESLVTKAVSDAASNDKKVPAALLRMHFHDCFIRGCDASVLLDSKGKNTAEKDGPPNVSLHAFYVIDNAKKAVESACPGIVSCADILALAARDSVVLSGGPSWDVPKGRKDGRTSKASETIQLPAPTFNISQLQKSFAQRGLSLEDLVALSGGHTLGFSHCSSFKNRIHNFNSTTDIDPSLQPSFAASLKSVCPVKNAKNAGVPMDPSSTSFDNTYYKLLFQQKALFSSDKALLDFPKTKNLASKFASSKDAFTKAFIKSMIKMSSITGGQEVRKNCKVVN from the exons ATGGCTCTCATGACTACATTATTAGCCTCACTactcattctctcatttttctctCATGGAACTTCACTAAGTTCAAACTACTATTCCAAAACATGTCCTAATGTTGAATCACTAGTCACAAAGGCTGTGAGTGATGCTGCATCAAATGACAAAAAGGTCCCTGCAGCACTACTAAGGATGCACTTCCACGACTGTTTCataagg GGATGCGACGCTTCTGTTTTGCTGGATTCCAAGGGCAAAAACACCGCTGAAAAAGATGGCCCACCTAATGTTTCTTTGCATGCATTTTACGTAATCGACAATGCTAAAAAAGCAGTTGAATCCGCATGCCCAGGAATAGTTTCGTGTGCTGATATCTTAGCTCTAGCAGCAAGAGATTCAGTTGTGCTT TCTGGAGGACCATCTTGGGATGTGCCAAaaggaagaaaagatggaagaacatCAAAGGCTAGTGAAACTATACAACTTCCGGCTCCTACCTTCAACATATCTCAACTTCAAAAAAGCTTCGCTCAAAGAGGTCTATCCCTAGAAGACCTAGTTGCCCTTTCAG GTGGGCATACTCTTGGTTTCTCGCATTGTTCATCATTTAAAAATAGAATCCACAACTTCAACTCCACAACAGATATTGACCCTTCACTCCAGCCTTCATTTGCTGCAAGTTTAAAAAGTGTTTGCCCAGTTAAAAATGCAAAGAATGCAGGAGTTCCAATGGATCCTtcttctacaagttttgataatACATACTACAAACTACTCTTTCAGCAAAAGGCGTTATTTTCTTCGGACAAAGCTTTGCTTGATTTCCCTAAAACTAAAAATTTGGCATCTAAGTTTGCAAGCTCAAAAGATGCGTTCACAAAGGCGTTTATAAAGTCAATGATTAAGATGAGTAGTATTACAGGTGGTCAGGAGGTTAGAAAGAACTGTAAGGTGGTGAACTAG